A window of Proteus columbae contains these coding sequences:
- the eptB gene encoding kdo(2)-lipid A phosphoethanolamine 7''-transferase has translation MQKLKFLRFSKENIALFLAVYLGFFLNLSVYIGRYGTQNTNNPLIEALYILGEIAVNIAFTFFLLRLLSFFGSLFFKIVASFILVVSVCASYYISFYDVVIGYGIIISTLTTDTDLSKELVSPNVIIWIIGLSILPLALIWLGKKPEKNLTTQQKKKIWIKNTVKMLVIALAVFAYLKTLDSKQKAYEIKNNLDLPSYSGGLSYAYLPTNWIIPLFQYAITQYDDTFNNQNIFNPADHFTYEPSKANEDVYVVFIIGETARWDHMGLLGYERQTNPLLSQEKNLVAFKGISCDTATKLSLKCMFVRENGTESNDQRTLKENNIFSVLSQLGMSSELFSMQSELWFYNKLDLNNYAMKEMMTAKNSNFGKELDDTLLITETANTVAQHPKGNHLVILHTKGSHFMYSQRYPESFKKYQPECLNVDDECTKEQLVNAYDNSILYTDYFIDGILDTLRDKKAIVFYTSDHGESISEKGGLHGTPKEIAPPEQFKVPFLVWMSDSYLAESENKKLFDNLKRNQDAERTFYHHNIFDSMLGCLGYSSSDGGINNQNNLCFSDIPSNQE, from the coding sequence ATGCAAAAATTAAAGTTTTTACGGTTTTCTAAAGAGAACATTGCCCTTTTTTTAGCTGTCTACCTTGGTTTCTTTCTTAATCTTTCCGTTTACATTGGCCGATACGGCACACAGAATACAAACAACCCCCTCATTGAGGCATTATATATTCTAGGTGAAATTGCCGTTAACATTGCCTTTACCTTCTTTCTATTACGACTACTCTCTTTTTTCGGCTCTCTATTCTTTAAAATAGTCGCCTCTTTTATTCTCGTCGTGAGTGTTTGTGCGAGTTACTATATTTCTTTTTATGATGTCGTCATTGGATACGGCATTATCATTTCAACACTAACCACGGATACGGATTTATCTAAAGAGCTGGTTAGCCCAAATGTGATTATTTGGATTATTGGCTTATCTATTTTGCCATTGGCTCTTATTTGGCTAGGTAAAAAACCAGAGAAAAATCTAACTACACAACAAAAGAAAAAAATCTGGATAAAAAATACCGTCAAAATGCTTGTGATTGCACTGGCTGTTTTTGCCTATTTGAAAACACTTGATTCAAAACAAAAAGCCTATGAAATAAAAAATAACTTGGATCTGCCAAGCTATAGTGGTGGCTTAAGTTATGCGTATTTACCTACAAATTGGATTATCCCATTATTTCAATATGCAATAACGCAGTATGACGATACGTTTAATAACCAAAATATTTTTAATCCTGCCGATCACTTCACTTATGAGCCTTCAAAGGCAAATGAAGATGTGTATGTTGTTTTTATTATTGGTGAAACAGCAAGATGGGATCATATGGGATTGTTAGGATATGAACGTCAAACAAACCCTCTATTAAGCCAAGAGAAAAATCTTGTTGCCTTTAAAGGTATTTCTTGTGATACCGCAACCAAGCTCTCTTTAAAATGTATGTTCGTACGAGAAAACGGAACAGAAAGTAACGATCAGCGGACATTAAAAGAGAACAATATTTTTTCAGTATTAAGCCAATTAGGTATGTCATCAGAGTTGTTCTCCATGCAAAGTGAATTGTGGTTTTACAATAAACTTGATTTAAATAACTACGCAATGAAAGAGATGATGACTGCCAAAAATAGCAATTTTGGTAAAGAACTTGATGACACCTTATTAATTACTGAAACGGCAAATACGGTTGCCCAACATCCAAAGGGAAATCATTTAGTGATTTTACACACTAAAGGCTCTCACTTTATGTATTCACAACGTTACCCTGAATCATTCAAAAAATACCAACCTGAATGTTTAAATGTGGATGATGAGTGTACTAAAGAGCAGTTAGTGAATGCTTATGATAACTCTATTCTTTATACCGACTATTTTATTGATGGCATACTCGACACATTGCGCGATAAAAAAGCCATTGTGTTTTATACCTCCGATCACGGTGAATCTATTTCAGAAAAAGGTGGCTTACACGGCACACCAAAAGAAATTGCCCCACCAGAACAATTTAAAGTGCCATTCTTAGTTTGGATGTCAGATAGCTATTTAGCAGAGTCTGAAAATAAAAAGCTATTTGATAACTTAAAGCGCAATCAAGATGCAGAGCGCACGTTCTATCATCACAATATTTTTGATTCAATGTTAGGTTGTCTAGGTTATTCATCGTCAGATGGTGGTATTAATAATCAAAATAACCTCTGTTTTAGTGATATACCATCAAACCAAGAATAA
- the fdhF gene encoding formate dehydrogenase subunit alpha, translated as MKKVITVCPYCASGCKIYLKVENGKIIGAEGANGLTNQGELCLKGYYGWDFIHDTKILTPRLKTPMIRRERGGKLESVSWDEAIEFASSKLLAIKEKYGAKSIMTTGSSRGPGNEANFVMQKFARAVIGNNNIDCCARVUHGPSVAGLQRSVGNGAMSNSIVEIEDTKCLFVFGYNAADSHPIVARRIVKAKEKGAKIIVCDPRYIETARLADLHLGLKNGSNIALLNAIAHVIIEEGLHDKSFIENHTEQFEEYCKLVESYTPESVEETTGLSAQIIREAARMYAKAETATILWGMGVTQFYQGVETVRSLTSLALLTGNLGKKYVGVGPVRGQNNVQGACDMGALPNTLPGYQYVTDEKAREKFAKFWGIESMPEEVGYALSEVPHNIDHGLLKAHYVMGEDPLQTEPDLATIRRTFEKLDLLIVQDIFMTKTASIADVIFPATSWGEHEGVYTAADRGFQRFYKAVEPVGDVKTDWQIISLMATAMGYPMHYNNTKEIWDELRELCPIYYGATYEKMADLAYIQWPCPTEDSPGTQYLYDGGKFDTPNGKGQFFTCEWAPPIDKLSDEFPMVLATVREVGHYSCRSMTGNCKALAALADEPGYVQLNTEDAKQLGIKDQELVWIRSRQGKVITRAAVSDRPNKGAVYMTYQWWIGACNELVAENLSPITKTPEYKYCAVCVEPIKEQAQAEHYVKTEYSNIKRRLREAAEG; from the coding sequence ATGAAAAAAGTCATCACGGTCTGTCCGTATTGTGCCTCAGGATGCAAAATCTACCTGAAGGTGGAAAACGGTAAAATTATTGGCGCTGAAGGAGCCAATGGTTTAACAAACCAAGGTGAGCTGTGTCTGAAAGGGTATTATGGATGGGATTTTATCCATGATACTAAGATACTGACTCCACGTCTTAAAACACCAATGATCCGCCGTGAAAGAGGCGGAAAATTAGAATCGGTTTCTTGGGATGAAGCGATTGAGTTTGCAAGTAGCAAGCTTCTTGCTATCAAAGAGAAATACGGTGCTAAATCTATTATGACAACTGGCTCTTCACGAGGTCCGGGTAACGAAGCTAACTTCGTTATGCAGAAATTCGCTCGTGCGGTTATCGGAAATAATAATATAGACTGCTGTGCTCGTGTCTGACACGGCCCTTCGGTTGCAGGTCTGCAGCGTTCGGTCGGTAATGGTGCTATGAGCAACTCAATCGTTGAGATTGAGGATACCAAATGTCTATTTGTCTTCGGCTATAACGCCGCAGACTCGCATCCTATTGTTGCTCGCCGTATTGTTAAGGCGAAAGAAAAGGGTGCCAAAATTATTGTATGTGACCCTCGTTACATCGAAACAGCACGTTTAGCCGATTTACACTTAGGCTTAAAAAATGGCTCTAACATTGCGCTATTAAATGCGATTGCGCATGTGATTATTGAAGAAGGATTGCATGATAAATCCTTTATCGAAAATCACACTGAGCAATTTGAAGAGTATTGTAAATTAGTTGAAAGCTATACACCTGAATCTGTTGAAGAAACAACAGGTTTAAGTGCTCAAATTATTCGTGAAGCTGCACGTATGTACGCGAAAGCAGAAACAGCAACAATTCTTTGGGGTATGGGTGTAACTCAATTCTACCAAGGTGTTGAAACGGTACGTTCACTGACTAGTTTAGCTTTATTAACGGGTAATTTAGGTAAAAAATACGTCGGGGTTGGCCCAGTTCGTGGTCAAAATAACGTACAAGGTGCGTGTGATATGGGAGCCTTGCCTAACACACTACCAGGTTATCAATACGTTACTGACGAAAAAGCGCGTGAGAAATTTGCTAAATTCTGGGGCATTGAGTCAATGCCTGAAGAAGTGGGCTATGCGTTAAGTGAAGTTCCTCATAATATCGATCACGGCTTATTAAAAGCTCACTATGTAATGGGTGAAGATCCACTGCAAACTGAGCCTGATTTAGCAACAATCCGTAGAACGTTTGAAAAACTGGATCTACTGATAGTGCAAGATATCTTTATGACCAAAACGGCGTCTATTGCTGACGTTATTTTCCCTGCAACATCATGGGGTGAGCATGAAGGTGTTTATACTGCGGCAGACCGTGGTTTCCAACGCTTCTATAAAGCTGTTGAACCTGTTGGCGATGTGAAAACAGACTGGCAAATTATCAGTCTGATGGCAACAGCAATGGGTTATCCAATGCATTACAACAATACCAAAGAAATTTGGGATGAGTTGCGTGAGCTATGCCCAATTTATTATGGTGCGACTTACGAAAAAATGGCGGACTTGGCTTATATCCAATGGCCTTGCCCAACAGAAGATAGCCCAGGTACACAATATCTGTACGATGGTGGTAAATTTGATACTCCTAACGGTAAAGGTCAATTCTTTACTTGTGAGTGGGCTCCACCAATTGACAAACTCTCTGATGAGTTTCCAATGGTATTGGCAACCGTCCGTGAAGTTGGACACTACTCTTGCCGTTCAATGACAGGTAACTGTAAAGCATTGGCGGCGTTGGCTGATGAACCGGGTTATGTTCAATTAAACACAGAAGATGCCAAACAGTTGGGTATCAAAGATCAAGAGTTAGTTTGGATACGCTCTCGTCAAGGTAAAGTCATTACGCGTGCTGCGGTCAGTGATAGACCGAATAAAGGTGCTGTATATATGACTTATCAATGGTGGATTGGTGCTTGTAACGAACTGGTTGCAGAGAATTTAAGCCCAATTACCAAAACACCTGAGTATAAATATTGTGCAGTATGTGTTGAGCCAATCAAGGAACAGGCTCAGGCAGAACACTATGTGAAAACGGAATATAGCAATATTAAACGTCGTTTAAGAGAAGCCGCCGAGGGTTGA
- a CDS encoding 2OG-Fe dioxygenase family protein has translation MNSLLINRISEIKKEYKNNKYVFIPQSIVIDLIKQLGAEEKDINALMEYGDYLAQDPTLSFRHSRTGRYLFDNDIETISRLEYQPFVLTEEDGFIREDSGTQRHFRALDDRWQSNTAYQALLKLKMLLIQGNKFTSRHLTDQNSPKSISTVFHLRLIAQPDSLSELSIEGVHKDGVDHTMIVMMNKNNVKDNTGALRVHSPKEAIGTAWQKIDPKNVLYEHNNAQYLDILLIADNELNHSGTPIFTHDNKKQAYQDFIVLLSRYPTVDSHPSHKFDSMDPHPDLPLTLYLNQSVA, from the coding sequence ATGAATAGCCTGCTTATAAATAGAATTAGTGAAATAAAAAAAGAATACAAGAATAATAAATATGTCTTTATTCCCCAAAGTATTGTCATTGATTTAATAAAACAATTAGGTGCTGAAGAAAAAGATATTAATGCACTCATGGAATATGGTGACTATTTAGCACAAGATCCGACCCTTTCATTTCGTCATTCTCGAACAGGACGCTACCTTTTTGATAATGATATAGAAACGATCTCCAGACTAGAATATCAACCTTTTGTTCTCACTGAGGAAGATGGATTTATTCGTGAAGACAGTGGCACACAAAGGCATTTTAGAGCACTTGATGATCGCTGGCAGAGCAATACGGCTTATCAAGCGTTATTAAAATTAAAAATGCTACTAATTCAAGGTAATAAATTTACATCTCGTCACTTAACCGATCAAAATTCGCCTAAATCAATATCAACTGTTTTTCATTTAAGATTAATTGCCCAACCAGATTCTTTAAGTGAACTTTCCATTGAAGGGGTTCATAAAGATGGCGTTGATCACACCATGATTGTGATGATGAATAAGAATAACGTTAAGGATAATACTGGCGCTTTACGTGTTCATTCACCAAAAGAGGCGATAGGAACAGCTTGGCAAAAAATTGATCCTAAAAATGTACTTTATGAACACAATAATGCTCAATATCTTGATATTTTACTCATTGCAGATAATGAATTAAATCATAGCGGTACACCTATTTTTACGCATGATAATAAAAAACAGGCTTACCAAGACTTTATTGTTTTACTATCTCGCTATCCAACGGTTGATTCTCACCCATCACATAAATTTGATTCGATGGATCCGCATCCTGACTTACCTTTAACACTTTATTTAAATCAGTCAGTCGCTTAG